In the Armatimonadota bacterium genome, TCGACCGGCTGGTGGCGTTCAACCGCGCGTCGCTCAAGGCCAAGAGCGGCGTCTGGCGCGACCTGGCGGTGCGCAGGCGCAAGACCGAGGTGGCGTGGGTCGTCGGCGAGCTACGCGCGCGGGCCGGCCGCCACGGGCTGCACATCCCGCTGGTCGAGGCCGTGGGCCAGATGATCGGCGAGATCGAAGCCGGCACGCGCCAGATGTCGTGGGACAACATCCGCCAGCTCGAGGCCCTCAACGCACGCGTGTACGGTCCGGACGCCACCGCGGGCGGCCCGGCCCGGGCAGCGGACCCGTCGGAGCGCACCGCCGGTCGTCCGGGGGGCGGTCCGCCGACCGCGCCCGCGGCAGGCGCAGGCACCGCGACCGCTGAGGCGGCTGCTGCCGGGGAGGCGACCGACGGTGTATGAGCCCGGGGCGTTTGCCGAGCGGGTGGTGCTGGTCTCGGGCGCGGCCCACGGCATCGGCCGCGGCATCTGCGAGGCGTTCGCGCGCCACGGCGCCCAGGTGTGGGCCACCGACGTCCTGGCGGCGGAGCTGGAGGAGACCGTGCGCCGCTGCCGGGCCGCAAGCGGGCGCGCCGAGGGACGGGTGCTGGACGTGACCGACGCGGCGGCCGTCGAGGCGCTCGTGGCCGACATCGGTCGCATCGCCGGCGGTGTGGAGATCCTGGTGCACGCTGCAGGCGGCGTGCAGGGCCAGGTGATGCAGCCCGTCGAGCGCGTCACACCCCAGCAGTGGCATGCCATCGTGGACGCCAACCTCACCGGGGCCTTCCACCTGGTGCGCGCCGTGGTGCCCCAGATGAAGGCCCGTGGGTTCGGTCGCATCGTCACGATCTCGTCGGGCGCCGGGCGCTCGTACAGCCAGACCGGCATCCAGGCCTACGCCAGCGCCAAAGCCGGGCTGATCGGCTTCACCCGGCAGATCGCGCGCGAGCTGGGCGCGTTTGGCATCACCGCCAACTCGGTGGCGCCCGGGTTCGTGCTCTCCAACCCGGCCTCGATCCGCCAGTGGGAGGACCTGGGGCCCGAGGGCCAGCGCCGGTTCTTCGACGCGCTGGCCGTCAAGCGCCTCGGCGAGCCCGAGGACATCGCCTTCGCCGTGCTGTTCTTCGCGTCGCCGCGCGCAAGCTACGTCACGGGACAGACCCTGAGCGTCGATGGCGGCCGCTGGATGCTGGGATAGCGCAAGCCGGCGCCGGGCAGCGCCGGCTGCGCGGGCGGCGTGTAGCGCTGCGGGAGCGTGTCGGCAGGCGCCCGGCGGCCCGCGAGGACCGCATGGCGCACGGGTACGCGCACAACGTGATCCAGGAGGACGACGATGCCACGGACGAGCACTGCGAACCAGATCCCCTTCGACCAGGTCCGCGCCGACCGCCTGATGGCCGACACCGAGGCGATCGCGCGGTGGGTGCGGCTGTCGGGCACCCCGGAAGAACTGGAGGCGGCGCGGTACGTGCAGGCCCAGCTGCGGCGGGCCGGATGCCGCACCCGGCTGCTCATGCACGACGCGTACATCAGTCTGCCGGGGCCGGCGGCCCTGACCGTCACCGCCGGCGGCGGGGCCACCGACGTGCCGTGCATCACGCACTCCTTCGCCGCGCCCACGGGCCCGGCGGGATTGGAGGCCGAGGCGGTCTACGCGGGCGGCGACCCGACGCGCTTCGCAGCGGCCGGGGTGGCGGGGAAGGTCGCCGTGGTCGACGGCCTCGCCAGCCCCGGCGTGATCGCGGCCGCGGAGCGGGCCGGCGCCGCCGGCGTGGTGTGCCTCAACCACGACCCGCACGTGCACGAGATGATCGTCTCGACGGTCTGGGGCAGTCCGCCGCCAGACGCGCTGGACCGGCTGCCGAAGATCCCGGTGGTCTCCGTGGCCGGCCGCGACGCCGGCCCGGTGCGCGAGACGATCCGCCGTGGCGGCGCGCGGGCCCGGCTGGTCACCGAGGTGCAGACCGGCTGGCGGACCACCCCGCTGGTGCTCGGTGACCTGCCCGGGGCGGTCGAGGACACGTTCGTGCTCTTCTCCGGGCACCTCGACTCGTGGCACCGCGGCGCCATGGACAACGGCTCGGCCAACGCCACGATGCTGGAGATCGCGCGGATCTTAGGCCGCGTCCGCCGCTATCGGGGCGTGCGCCTGGCGTTCTGGTCGGGCCACTCGCATGGCCGCTACTCGGGCTCGACCTGGTACGCCGATCACTTCTGGCACGAGCTCGACGCGCGGTGCGTGGCGCACGTGAACGTCGACTCGACCGGCGGGCTGGGCGCGGTGGTCAACCGCCACGCCTACGTCATGCCCGAGGCGCGGGCAGTGGTCGAGGCGGCGGTCCGCGCGGTGGCCGGCGGGCGGTTCGAGGGCGCGCGGGTCACCCGCATGGGCGACCAGTCGTTCCTGGGCATCGGCATCCCGTCGCTGCTGATGGATATCTCCGAGCAGCCCGGCGACTCGCCCCACGCCAGCCGCGACTTCAGCGTCTTCTCGGGCGGTGACACGGGCGGGCTCGGCTGGTGGTGGCACACGACCGAGGACACCCCCGACAAGATCGACCCCGCCCTGCTGGTGCGCGACTGCAAGATCTACCTGGGGGTGGTCTACACGCTGGCGACGGCGCCGGTGCTGCCGTTCGACTACGGCGCGACGGCCCGCGTGTGGCTGCAGGCGCTGCAGGCCGTCTCCGACGGCGCCCGGCGCTGGGTGGACCTGCGGCCCGCCCTGGCCGAAGCCCGCCGGCTGGCGCGGGCTGCGGTCGCGCTGCGGCGCCGCGCCGCAGCAGCAGCCCGTGCAGGCGACCGTCGCGCGGTGCGCGCGGTCAACGAGGCGCTGATGGCCATGGGGCGTGCGCTCATCCCGGTGGACTACACCCAGAGCGGGCGCTTCGACCACGACCCGGCCCTGACCCCCAAGGACCCGCCGCGGCTGGCCGCGCTGCGGGCGCTCGGGCAGGCGTCGGGCGACCAGGCCAAGCACCTGGCCGTGCGCGCCATCCGCGACCTGAACGCCATCCGCTACGCGCTGGGGCAGGCGGCCACGATCGCCGAACGGGCAGCCGCGGCGGCCGCGCCTGGCGCCCGGCGTGTCGCCCGGCGGCGCTGACCGCGACGCGGCACCAGGCGCACCGTAGCGTCCACGGCCGCCCCCAGGCGCACGCGCCGCCCGCGCAGTCAACCGGAGCGGCGTCCCGCAGCCAGGACCGCGTGCCCGCGACGTGGCGGCGACGACCGCGGCGGATTCACTCGGTGGGCGATCACCCCTCGGGGACCCCCACCGCCAGCAACGGGTCGCCAGGGTTCGTGGCGGGCGTCGTCACCACGAACAGCACCACGCCCGACGCCGGGCTGGTCACCTCGGTCAGCGGCCGACCGAACCAGTCGCGGATCTCGCCGACGAGCGCGCCGGCCTCCACGCGGTCACCGACGCGCACCCGGGGGTAGAACAGCCCCGCGTGCGCCGAGCGGATCCAGGGGAACGCGACGATCCG is a window encoding:
- a CDS encoding M28 family peptidase — protein: MPRTSTANQIPFDQVRADRLMADTEAIARWVRLSGTPEELEAARYVQAQLRRAGCRTRLLMHDAYISLPGPAALTVTAGGGATDVPCITHSFAAPTGPAGLEAEAVYAGGDPTRFAAAGVAGKVAVVDGLASPGVIAAAERAGAAGVVCLNHDPHVHEMIVSTVWGSPPPDALDRLPKIPVVSVAGRDAGPVRETIRRGGARARLVTEVQTGWRTTPLVLGDLPGAVEDTFVLFSGHLDSWHRGAMDNGSANATMLEIARILGRVRRYRGVRLAFWSGHSHGRYSGSTWYADHFWHELDARCVAHVNVDSTGGLGAVVNRHAYVMPEARAVVEAAVRAVAGGRFEGARVTRMGDQSFLGIGIPSLLMDISEQPGDSPHASRDFSVFSGGDTGGLGWWWHTTEDTPDKIDPALLVRDCKIYLGVVYTLATAPVLPFDYGATARVWLQALQAVSDGARRWVDLRPALAEARRLARAAVALRRRAAAAARAGDRRAVRAVNEALMAMGRALIPVDYTQSGRFDHDPALTPKDPPRLAALRALGQASGDQAKHLAVRAIRDLNAIRYALGQAATIAERAAAAAAPGARRVARRR
- a CDS encoding SDR family NAD(P)-dependent oxidoreductase, coding for MYEPGAFAERVVLVSGAAHGIGRGICEAFARHGAQVWATDVLAAELEETVRRCRAASGRAEGRVLDVTDAAAVEALVADIGRIAGGVEILVHAAGGVQGQVMQPVERVTPQQWHAIVDANLTGAFHLVRAVVPQMKARGFGRIVTISSGAGRSYSQTGIQAYASAKAGLIGFTRQIARELGAFGITANSVAPGFVLSNPASIRQWEDLGPEGQRRFFDALAVKRLGEPEDIAFAVLFFASPRASYVTGQTLSVDGGRWMLG